The following nucleotide sequence is from Synergistota bacterium.
TTATGCTGGCTATACCGCTTTTTTCAAGCTCCGCTAAATATCTAACCAGCTCCTCGTTTGTCAGGCTCTCAAGCTTCACCTCATATTTTTCCTTTCCAAGCGGTTTTATATAAACCAGCTTCTCCTTTATTCCGAGCTTTTGAGGGAGTGAGCTTAAGTAAGAAAAAAGACTTTCCGAGCTTTTCCTCTTGCTTGAAAGCTCCTCTTTAAGGGCTTTATATCTTTCTCCAAGGGCTATAAGCTGTTTTAATTCCTGTCTCTTTATCTCTATTTCCGTTTTAGCTTCCTTCAAGCGCTGAGATGCCGGGTAAATCCAGAAGTTAAAGATCAATATAAGAGCAATAATTATCCCGCCGTAAAGTAAGGCTTTCTTTTCCCTCTCTCCCATTATATCATCTCCTTGAGCTTTATTCCGAAGCTTACGCTCTTTCCGTCGGCGCTTACGCGCGCGTAGTTTATTTCAACGCTCTTAAAGCTCTTCTCCAACGCCTTTTTAAGCTTGTCTATATCCTCGAAGCTCTCCGCGGAGCCCTCAAGCTCGACTTCCTCTCCTCTTATGTGTATGTTATCAAGCCTCACATTTAAGCTTGCGGGTATGCTCCCGCTCACCCTTTCCAGAATTAAAAGCGGATGCGTTCCTTCCGCTGACCTTACCTTTATCTCCTTTTCAAGTTCCTCTATTTTCCTTCTCGCCTGCTTTAAGGGAACCACCACTTTTCCCTCACCGAAGTATCTTCTGTAGACTGAGGCGATTTCCCTCTCCAGCTTCTCTTTTTCGCTCATAACGCTTTTATAGTTTATAAGCCAGCCAGCTCCCCACGCAACGAGGAGGATTAAAGAGGCTATTAAAATCCTTTTAATCTCCCTTCCATGCTCT
It contains:
- a CDS encoding type II secretion system protein M — translated: MGEREKKALLYGGIIIALILIFNFWIYPASQRLKEAKTEIEIKRQELKQLIALGERYKALKEELSSKRKSSESLFSYLSSLPQKLGIKEKLVYIKPLGKEKYEVKLESLTNEELVRYLAELEKSGIASIRDVKIKASGNPRRITLSMVVAGIE